From a region of the Neobacillus niacini genome:
- a CDS encoding NapC/NirT family cytochrome c, which yields MLKKSFKKLLAIDKRVLLLGALLAGVLFSFGTVKTMAYLDSPGFCQNCHTMKSVYTSFVDSTHAELQCNDCHLPHESEAGKLFFKVRAGMTHIFYNTLGTEDIPDRIYATTRTLRVINKNCAECHKSTIDNVSHDAKENCMSCHQTVPHESDFKDDSYDQPPKSGELLKNKGGF from the coding sequence ATGTTAAAAAAATCGTTTAAAAAATTATTGGCAATTGATAAAAGAGTTTTACTTTTAGGTGCTCTTTTAGCCGGCGTACTCTTTTCCTTTGGAACTGTTAAAACAATGGCCTACCTAGATTCACCTGGTTTTTGTCAAAACTGTCATACCATGAAATCTGTTTATACGTCATTTGTGGATTCCACTCATGCCGAATTGCAGTGTAATGACTGCCATTTACCACATGAAAGTGAGGCAGGGAAATTATTTTTTAAGGTCCGCGCCGGGATGACACATATTTTTTATAACACCCTGGGTACTGAAGATATTCCAGACAGAATTTATGCGACAACACGGACATTGAGGGTTATTAATAAAAACTGTGCAGAGTGTCATAAGAGCACCATTGATAATGTCTCACATGACGCGAAAGAAAACTGTATGTCATGTCACCAGACTGTACCTCATGAAAGCGACTTCAAAGATGATAGTTATGATCAGCCGCCTAAGTCCGGTGAATTATTAAAAAATAAGGGAGGATTTTAA
- a CDS encoding ammonia-forming cytochrome c nitrite reductase subunit c552: MNRFRYGAYLLLLVFVLTITGCSNSSENAGEKTASAKEATGKTGLSKDEISNEAFKELFPLQYNSYMKNEKMEDTTYGGSVKRSKYDPDKEPLLPVLFNGYGFATEYNEERGHVYALEDIRNVKRITDKSVGSCYTCKSTAVPKMIEEMGDDYWGANFNQEIWPKGEAMGHSPIGCSDCHDPETMDLRVTRPSFYKALEAQGVDTSNPTKNDMRSYVCGQCHVEYYFAADNSEVTFPWSEGFKPEDMYEYYNTVAKDEGFEKDWVHNISGAPMLKSQHPEYETHTSGTHGKANVSCADCHMPYERVDGKRKITSHYWTSPLKTMDTSCGQCHGDRDLDKLKDRVLEIQEANISALHEAQDISTTAHYYINKMITSGVSQDKIKQSQEFVRKGQWFWDIIAAENSSGFHNPQGSMDSLRESVVQSNNAIRLATEELVKKGVSMEELNSEIEKVKTAFQGETVNEKKKDHAVNSYFPAQQPVVPAVKK; this comes from the coding sequence ATGAATAGGTTCCGTTACGGGGCATACCTCCTTCTACTAGTATTTGTTCTCACCATTACTGGCTGCAGCAATTCCAGTGAGAATGCAGGTGAAAAAACGGCAAGTGCTAAGGAAGCGACGGGGAAAACAGGCCTTTCTAAAGATGAAATAAGCAATGAAGCTTTTAAGGAGTTATTTCCACTTCAATATAATAGCTATATGAAAAATGAAAAAATGGAAGATACTACTTACGGAGGTTCTGTGAAACGTAGTAAGTATGATCCAGATAAAGAGCCTTTACTTCCGGTTCTTTTCAATGGTTATGGGTTTGCAACAGAGTATAATGAAGAACGTGGGCACGTTTATGCTCTTGAAGATATTCGCAATGTTAAGCGGATTACCGATAAATCTGTTGGTTCTTGTTATACGTGTAAATCCACAGCAGTCCCTAAAATGATTGAAGAAATGGGCGACGATTATTGGGGAGCCAATTTTAATCAAGAGATTTGGCCAAAAGGGGAAGCAATGGGACACTCACCAATTGGATGTTCTGACTGCCATGATCCCGAAACAATGGACTTACGCGTAACACGACCAAGCTTCTACAAAGCATTAGAGGCACAAGGAGTAGATACTTCTAATCCAACTAAAAATGATATGCGAAGCTATGTTTGCGGCCAGTGTCATGTAGAATATTATTTTGCAGCTGATAACAGTGAAGTTACTTTCCCGTGGTCAGAGGGCTTTAAGCCAGAAGACATGTATGAATACTATAATACGGTTGCTAAAGATGAAGGATTTGAGAAGGATTGGGTTCACAATATCTCTGGAGCACCAATGTTAAAATCTCAGCATCCTGAATATGAAACTCATACTTCCGGAACCCACGGTAAGGCGAATGTATCCTGTGCGGACTGTCATATGCCATATGAGCGTGTAGATGGAAAAAGAAAAATCACATCACATTATTGGACCTCACCACTTAAGACAATGGATACATCTTGTGGACAGTGTCATGGTGATCGTGATCTAGATAAATTAAAAGACCGTGTTCTCGAAATTCAAGAAGCTAACATAAGTGCACTACATGAGGCACAGGATATTTCAACCACAGCACACTATTATATTAATAAGATGATTACTTCAGGAGTCAGCCAAGACAAGATTAAGCAGTCTCAAGAATTTGTACGTAAAGGTCAATGGTTCTGGGATATTATTGCGGCAGAAAACTCTTCAGGCTTCCACAATCCACAGGGTTCTATGGATTCGTTAAGAGAATCAGTTGTACAATCAAACAATGCGATTCGCCTTGCAACAGAGGAGCTAGTGAAAAAAGGTGTCAGCATGGAAGAACTTAATTCTGAAATTGAAAAAGTGAAAACAGCTTTCCAAGGAGAAACTGTAAACGAGAAGAAGAAGGATCATGCCGTAAACAGCTACTTCCCTGCTCAGCAGCCAGTAGTGCCGGCAGTAAAAAAATAG